The nucleotide window ATCACCAAAACTGGACATTCGAAGTTATCACGTAACTCAGATAATTGATCAAAAAGACCTCTATCCCGGTCAACCATCGAAGAAACAAAATCCATTGTTGATTTACGTTCAACACAAGCCCTATCTGACAGCACATAATCTCCGATATCCAGTTTATCAACAACAACCTCAACATCAGACTCTTTTAAGGCTCTAAACACATCACAACGTCTCTCCCTATAATCAACTACAACAGTTGGAAAATCCATCAAAAACCCCCTCTACACCCAAAAACAACTATAACCTCCATAAACCACAATATATCCATTATAAACCAAACTCAACCTCATTCTATCGATTTACATCCATGGTCTCTAATATCAAATATTTTTTTTAGACATACAGTAACAACCTACCCCGCCTGAATGCCCGGGGCTTTCCCCTCGCACTTCCCTAACGCCACCTTACCACCTTAAAATATGGGGGAGGTATTTAGCCCTAACCTAAGATAATTTCTATGTTAACCGTCTTATATTTATTATACATCAAAGTTAATTACTGTATCCATTAAGGAAGAACTAAAAAAAATAATTAATTTGTAAAAATGGGTTAAAGGGGTGTAGTTATTTGAAAATCCTAGCACCGGTCAGGTATCCTATCATCGATCAGAGTAGGAGAACTTTAATTAAAGCAAAAGAAATTGCTGAGGAAAATGATGCTGAACTTATTATACTCTATGTAAATTTATTTCAAGAAGGAGATGACATAAAAAAAATTGAGCTTCGACGAGAAGTTGACAGAATTATAGATGGATACACTGCTCAATATATTGTTAAAGAAGGATTCCTTGTTGAAGAGGTTATTCTTGAAGAAATAGTAAGGCAAAACCCCGATTTAGTTGTTCTTGGTAAAAACCAAGAGTCAAAATGGAAGAGACTACTTAAAAGTTTGATGAAAAAACGGGATATGAACAGATACTTCCTAAACGTTGAAAAATATATAAAAGAAAAAGCAGATACAGAAATCATAGTAGTAGATTGAAATAAATCAAGAATAGTCATTACAACATAAAAATTTAAATACATAATAATCCCCTTTTTTATTTAAAGGATGGAAAAACCATATTGATTGAAAACACTGAATATCTCTGGAGTCAGATATCTGAAGCAGCTTATGCATTCGGTCCCCGACTTATAACAGCTATAGTTGTAGTTTTAATTGGGTATATACTTGCTAAATGGTTGGTTAAACATTTCACAAGACCTATAGCTATATGGCTCAAACGACCAGCACTTGTAAAACCAGCACTTACGGCAATAAAATACTTAATTATAGTAATATTCATATTAATTGGCTTAAGGATCGTTGGAATAGAACTAACCAATATATTGTTAAGTGCAACAATCATGTCCGTTATAGTCGGTGTGGTAGTTGCTCCAATTGCTGCAAACTTTATTTCAGGCGCTTTTTTATTATCTGACCGTCCCTATGATGTTGGTGATCTAATACACATTCCAAATTTAGATCGAACCGGGTTCGTAAAAGAGATAACGATGTCCTATACACGGATATTGACTCTAGAAGACACCTCTCTAGTAGTGCCTAATAGAAGAATGAGGGACAGAGATGTTGAAAACTTCACACAA belongs to Methanonatronarchaeum sp. AMET-Sl and includes:
- a CDS encoding universal stress protein; this encodes MKILAPVRYPIIDQSRRTLIKAKEIAEENDAELIILYVNLFQEGDDIKKIELRREVDRIIDGYTAQYIVKEGFLVEEVILEEIVRQNPDLVVLGKNQESKWKRLLKSLMKKRDMNRYFLNVEKYIKEKADTEIIVVD
- a CDS encoding mechanosensitive ion channel family protein codes for the protein MIENTEYLWSQISEAAYAFGPRLITAIVVVLIGYILAKWLVKHFTRPIAIWLKRPALVKPALTAIKYLIIVIFILIGLRIVGIELTNILLSATIMSVIVGVVVAPIAANFISGAFLLSDRPYDVGDLIHIPNLDRTGFVKEITMSYTRILTLEDTSLVVPNRRMRDRDVENFTQGDLRIKRTFDFEISYDSDLDKAREVTKKAAGEVEGVITKQKRVTLMSTYYPITPQTRVKEFGDNGIKLQTVYWLETPYYLKRMNSKVAYNIYKKLMENDIEIPYPHRQIIMNEDKTREK